A window of Terriglobia bacterium contains these coding sequences:
- a CDS encoding VWA domain-containing protein has protein sequence MLPRNKLLLVLVSLVALSVCLAAQSSPPSPGPPAGQQPVAEPLPGDAPNQPGNAAQAPAKGQQGQEPAREDNGVFVFKKQVEEVVLHATVVDDKRRLVTGLTKDDFQVFEDGARQQITSFRREDIPVAVGIVIDNSGSMREKRPSVNQASVNFVRSSNPQDEVFIVNFNDEYYLDQDFTNQVPRLKEALERIESRGGTALYDAVVASADHLKKNARLEKKVLLVVTDGEDNASRESLEQAIRRLQAENGPTVYTIGLLGGEKQRRARRALTEMAEQTGGVAFFPKDVGEVDSFTQAVAHDIRNQYTIGYKPMRSQTQGGYRTIRVDARAPGHKHLTVRTRSGYYPGQERAAR, from the coding sequence ATGCTCCCACGGAATAAGCTGCTGCTGGTGCTCGTGTCCTTGGTTGCACTGAGCGTGTGCCTGGCGGCGCAATCCTCTCCTCCTTCCCCAGGCCCGCCCGCCGGACAACAGCCGGTGGCGGAACCGCTGCCCGGCGACGCCCCCAATCAACCCGGCAATGCCGCGCAGGCGCCGGCCAAGGGTCAGCAGGGACAGGAACCGGCGCGCGAGGACAACGGCGTATTTGTGTTTAAGAAGCAGGTCGAGGAAGTCGTCCTGCACGCCACCGTGGTTGACGACAAGCGCCGCCTCGTGACCGGGCTCACGAAAGACGATTTCCAGGTATTCGAAGACGGAGCGCGGCAGCAGATCACGTCGTTTCGCCGGGAGGACATCCCAGTAGCGGTCGGGATCGTCATTGATAACTCCGGTTCGATGCGCGAGAAGCGCCCCTCGGTGAACCAGGCGTCAGTCAATTTTGTGCGCTCCAGTAATCCGCAGGACGAGGTATTCATTGTCAATTTCAATGACGAGTACTACCTCGACCAGGATTTCACCAACCAGGTTCCCCGCTTGAAAGAGGCGCTGGAGCGGATTGAGTCGCGCGGCGGCACCGCGCTGTACGACGCGGTGGTCGCCTCCGCCGACCACTTGAAGAAAAACGCGCGCCTGGAAAAGAAGGTTCTGCTGGTGGTCACCGACGGCGAGGACAACGCCAGCCGTGAGTCGCTGGAACAGGCCATCCGCCGCTTGCAGGCGGAGAACGGACCCACCGTGTACACCATCGGGCTCCTGGGCGGAGAAAAACAGCGCCGCGCCCGCCGCGCCCTCACCGAGATGGCTGAGCAGACCGGCGGCGTTGCTTTCTTCCCCAAGGACGTCGGGGAGGTGGATTCCTTCACCCAGGCGGTGGCCCACGACATTCGCAACCAGTACACCATCGGCTACAAGCCGATGCGCTCCCAGACCCAGGGCGGGTATCGCACCATCCGGGTGGACGCGCGCGCCCCAGGCCACAAGCACCTGACGGTTCGCACCCGCAGCGGGTATTATCCGGGGCAGGAAAGAGCGGCAAGGTGA